A window from Armatimonas rosea encodes these proteins:
- a CDS encoding UBact family ubiquitin protein, whose translation MPPNATDNAADNNEPFPPPPPAPRPTQPARQGESRLPPLVLERMKRVDPTLARRYEQRSGQ comes from the coding sequence ATGCCGCCAAACGCTACCGACAACGCAGCGGACAATAACGAACCGTTTCCGCCACCGCCGCCCGCGCCGCGCCCCACACAACCTGCGCGGCAAGGGGAGAGTCGCCTTCCGCCGCTCGTCCTTGAGCGCATGAAGCGCGTCGACCCAACCCTTGCGCGCCGCTACGAACAACGCAGCGGACAATAA
- the ruvA gene encoding Holliday junction branch migration protein RuvA, whose translation MIAQLTGKVVRVATPAVVLDVNGVGYKVSVPLSVIEQLPADGSPVTLVTHMIVREDDLSLYGFLEESDQQVFELLLTVSGVGPKVALGLLSALGGDGIARVVSSEDVRAITKTPGIGPKLAQRLVLELKDKLMAYGFSRKVEHLAASATVKVRSANDQLLEDVSSALTNLGYNKNDALKAAELALTEALKTDSSPQFATVLRAGLNRLSR comes from the coding sequence ATGATAGCGCAACTGACGGGAAAAGTGGTGCGGGTGGCGACACCTGCGGTGGTCTTGGATGTAAACGGGGTCGGGTACAAGGTCTCGGTGCCGCTCTCGGTGATCGAGCAGCTGCCTGCCGATGGCTCGCCGGTGACCTTGGTGACACACATGATTGTCCGTGAGGACGACCTGAGCCTCTATGGGTTTCTGGAGGAGAGCGACCAGCAGGTCTTTGAGCTACTTCTCACGGTGAGCGGGGTCGGGCCAAAAGTGGCGCTGGGCCTACTCTCGGCGCTGGGCGGCGATGGAATTGCGCGGGTCGTGAGCTCGGAGGATGTTCGGGCGATCACCAAGACACCCGGGATCGGCCCCAAGCTGGCGCAGCGGCTCGTGCTGGAGCTCAAAGATAAGCTCATGGCCTATGGCTTTAGCCGAAAGGTGGAGCATCTCGCGGCCTCGGCCACGGTCAAGGTGCGCAGTGCCAACGACCAGCTCTTGGAAGATGTCAGCTCCGCGCTCACCAACCTGGGCTACAACAAGAACGACGCGCTCAAGGCCGCCGAGCTTGCCCTAACCGAGGCGCTCAAGACAGACAGCAGTCCCCAGTTTGCAACCGTGCTCCGCGCCGGGCTTAACCGGCTCTCGAGGTAG
- a CDS encoding ubiquitin-like protein UBact, producing MEEFRADDRLTRPVTPVDPIRRNGDGDGPKAPDVKRPDSRGILDRMKRVDPNAAKRYRQRSGQ from the coding sequence ATGGAAGAGTTTCGTGCAGATGACCGCCTCACCCGCCCTGTCACCCCGGTGGACCCGATCCGCCGCAACGGTGACGGCGACGGCCCCAAGGCTCCCGATGTCAAGCGCCCTGACTCGCGTGGCATCCTCGACCGAATGAAACGGGTGGACCCCAATGCCGCCAAACGCTACCGACAACGCAGCGGACAATAA
- the ruvB gene encoding Holliday junction branch migration DNA helicase RuvB, with translation MPIQSSDIRTASGGGGGVPPPERLVGGGFQGGGSGGDDEGELSLRPKRLAEYIGQPKIKERLGLSLTASKMLGQALDHVLLSGPPGLGKTSLANVIANEIGANLKATSGPAIEKPGDLVAILSNLEEGSVLFIDEIHRLNRLAEEFLYPAMEDYEMDMIIGQGPSARTVKIQLPRFTLIGATTRPGLLTNPLRDRFGIHEAFEFYGTGDLTQIVSRSAGILGAAIDESGAEQIASRSRGTPRIANRLLRRARDYALVKGDGTITAAMADAALKMYEVDALGLDEFDRRFLRTLIDKFDGGPAGLETLAATLREERDTIEDVVEPYLMMLGFLNRTPRGRVAMRGAYEHLKIPYGKGPGLFDG, from the coding sequence ATGCCAATTCAGTCTAGTGATATTCGAACGGCCAGCGGCGGCGGTGGCGGTGTGCCGCCCCCGGAGCGCTTGGTCGGCGGGGGCTTTCAGGGCGGGGGGAGCGGCGGCGACGACGAAGGCGAGCTCTCGCTGCGGCCTAAGCGGCTGGCGGAGTACATCGGGCAGCCCAAGATCAAGGAGCGCCTCGGGCTCTCGCTCACAGCGAGCAAGATGCTGGGGCAGGCGCTGGACCACGTGCTACTCAGTGGCCCTCCCGGACTGGGCAAGACCAGCCTCGCAAACGTGATTGCCAATGAAATTGGCGCAAATTTGAAGGCAACCAGCGGTCCAGCGATCGAAAAGCCTGGTGACCTTGTGGCGATCCTCTCGAACCTCGAAGAGGGCTCGGTTTTATTTATCGACGAGATCCATCGGCTCAATCGGCTGGCGGAGGAGTTTCTCTACCCGGCGATGGAGGACTACGAGATGGACATGATCATCGGGCAGGGGCCGTCGGCGCGGACCGTGAAGATCCAGCTCCCACGCTTTACCCTAATCGGGGCGACCACGCGGCCGGGGCTCTTGACCAACCCGCTGCGGGATCGCTTTGGCATTCACGAGGCCTTTGAGTTCTATGGAACCGGCGACCTCACCCAGATTGTCTCACGTTCAGCGGGGATTCTGGGAGCGGCGATCGATGAGAGCGGAGCAGAGCAGATCGCGAGCCGCTCGCGGGGGACGCCGCGAATCGCCAACCGGCTGCTGCGGCGGGCGCGGGACTACGCGTTGGTGAAGGGTGATGGGACGATCACAGCGGCGATGGCGGATGCCGCGCTGAAGATGTACGAGGTCGATGCGCTAGGCTTGGATGAGTTCGACCGGCGCTTCTTGCGGACGCTGATCGATAAATTTGACGGTGGCCCGGCGGGTCTGGAGACCTTGGCCGCGACACTGCGGGAAGAACGCGATACCATAGAGGACGTGGTGGAGCCCTACTTGATGATGCTGGGGTTTTTGAACCGAACCCCCCGCGGCCGCGTCGCAATGCGTGGAGCCTACGAGCATCTCAAGATTCCCTATGGCAAGGGGCCGGGGCTCTTTGATGGCTAG
- a CDS encoding proteasome subunit alpha — translation MTDLLQPHSGNFAALTGFQLNGLAEGPIHGTTVIAVKYKDGVLTVGDRRATGGMAIMYDKAEKVLSLDDYTLISISGSFSKAIELVRYLRMAFKYYERSQLQPMSLDGKLNELGKLIAGNMMAAMQGIGLVIPILTTFDTKKNEGRVFFYDGGGARFETAEYAAAGSGSTQIRGAFEYIGRTKGPFREMDRDTALREVLTLLEIAADLDAATGGAAKYLPLAKTITADGIADVEEETLRAIVKTTLASEPALVQG, via the coding sequence ATGACCGATTTATTGCAACCCCATAGCGGCAACTTTGCCGCGCTCACCGGATTTCAGCTCAATGGCCTCGCGGAGGGCCCGATCCATGGCACGACCGTGATCGCCGTGAAGTACAAAGACGGTGTCCTCACCGTGGGCGACCGCCGCGCCACGGGCGGGATGGCGATCATGTACGACAAGGCCGAGAAGGTGCTCTCGCTCGATGACTACACGCTGATCTCGATCTCGGGGAGCTTCTCCAAGGCGATCGAGCTGGTGCGCTACCTGCGCATGGCCTTCAAGTACTACGAGCGCTCCCAGCTCCAGCCCATGAGCCTCGATGGCAAGCTCAACGAGCTCGGGAAGCTGATCGCCGGCAACATGATGGCGGCGATGCAGGGAATCGGCCTCGTGATCCCGATCCTCACGACCTTCGACACCAAGAAAAACGAGGGACGTGTCTTCTTCTACGACGGCGGCGGGGCGCGCTTCGAGACCGCGGAGTACGCGGCGGCGGGCTCGGGCTCGACCCAGATTCGCGGCGCGTTTGAGTACATCGGGCGCACCAAGGGCCCGTTTCGCGAGATGGATCGTGACACGGCGCTCCGTGAGGTGCTGACCCTCCTGGAGATCGCGGCGGACCTGGATGCGGCGACCGGCGGGGCGGCCAAGTACCTCCCGCTCGCCAAGACCATCACCGCCGACGGTATCGCCGATGTGGAGGAAGAGACCCTCCGCGCGATCGTCAAGACCACCCTCGCGTCCGAGCCCGCACTGGTTCAGGGATAA